A region from the Drosophila takahashii strain IR98-3 E-12201 chromosome 2L, DtakHiC1v2, whole genome shotgun sequence genome encodes:
- the LOC108054720 gene encoding LOW QUALITY PROTEIN: uncharacterized protein (The sequence of the model RefSeq protein was modified relative to this genomic sequence to represent the inferred CDS: inserted 1 base in 1 codon; substituted 2 bases at 2 genomic stop codons), with protein MYNFRQSVRLRRTVCRAQKNVRQGPDAEPITSTSRSRHRSQRNGFIYRILRFNRMQPLNMSFSNVGYRLNPCIPMADTXMQNLDACKLINVHDTSSMKTEVGLGTYQPLASSPTSYSLDLEWEHEYXQLRQYQLRPTPQKPLCASLDQLPVSTAMAKIXGRLAARQARFSCHRHEGSLPRNSCCSSAHISWSHISTPESLEWDADEEQGQQRQLRLGDDNLDNRTLKLLHQIEQLNHNVLQETGSGLRTGWGL; from the exons GCGACTCCGCAGAACCGTATGTAGAGCCCAAAAGAATGTGAGACAAGGTCCGGACGCAGAACCTATAACGAGTACCAGCAGAAGCAGACATCGCAGTCAGCGGAATGGATTTATCTATCGTATATTACGGTTTAATCGGATGCAGCCCCTTAATATGTCCTTTAGTAACGTTGGATACCGACTGAATCCTTGCATACCCATGGCCGACACTTAGATGCAAAACCTTGACGCCTGCAAGTTGATTAACGTCCACGATACGTCGAGCATGAAGACAGAGGTGGGACTTGGAACTTACCAGCCCTTGGCTAGCTCGCCCACTAGTTATTCTTTGGATCTTGAGTGGGAGCATGAGT CGCAGCTGAGACAGTATCAGTTGCGCCCTACGCCGCAAAAGCCACTCTGCGCGTCGCTAGATCAACTGCCAGTATCTACCGCGATGGCTAAAATTTAAGGACGACTTGCGGCTCGGCAAGCAAGGTTCAGCTGCCACCGCCACGAGGGCTCACTCCCGCGGAACTCATGCTGCTCATCCGCGCATATTTCTTGGTCCCACATATCTACCCCGGAGTCGCTTGAATGGGACGCTGATGAAGAACAGGGACAGCAACGGCAGCTTCGGCTGGGGGACGACAATCTTGACAATAGAACCCTTAAGCTACTGCATCAGATAGAACAGTTAAATCACAACGTTTTGCAGGAGACAGGAAGCGGACTGCGTACGGGATGGGGGCTGTAG